A single region of the Gemmatimonadaceae bacterium genome encodes:
- the purF gene encoding amidophosphoribosyltransferase: protein MCGIFGIHGHPNAAEISHLGLYSLQHRGQESAGIVASGSGAGARASRTMGLVSEGFKGIDAGALAGDVAIGHTRYSTAGSSTIENAQPMLARFRDGHIALAHNGNLINATELRRELESVGSIFTSTMDSEVLVHRIARSTAEKPEDKLADALRNVEGAYALVVLIGETLLAVRDPRGWRPLVMGILNGSYVFASESCALDIVGASAIREVGRGEIVAVDSSGMRSSSPLPAETGHQCVFEHVYFARPDSRVFGGSVDRARRSLGRRLAQEHPAEGADFVFSVPDSSNSAALGYAEESKLPFELALIRNHYVGRTFIQPSQAARDAKVKVKYNAVREVLNGKSVVMVDDSIVRGTTTRGLVAMVRAAGAREVHMRVSSSPITGPCYYGIDTPNREELIAANLTVDQIASTLGVDSLGYLSLKGMLESVPDGPEGFCHACFSGDYPTPPPADPQKLRFGCGC from the coding sequence ATGTGCGGCATCTTCGGAATTCACGGGCATCCCAATGCTGCCGAAATATCACATCTGGGACTGTACTCTCTGCAGCACCGGGGGCAGGAATCGGCGGGGATCGTCGCCTCGGGAAGTGGGGCTGGAGCCCGCGCATCCAGAACGATGGGTCTGGTATCGGAAGGCTTCAAGGGAATCGACGCCGGCGCACTTGCCGGCGACGTGGCTATCGGGCACACGCGCTACAGCACGGCCGGTTCATCGACCATCGAGAACGCGCAACCCATGCTGGCCCGATTCCGGGACGGACACATCGCGCTGGCTCATAACGGCAACCTCATCAACGCTACCGAACTCAGGCGCGAACTGGAGTCCGTTGGTTCGATATTCACTTCGACGATGGACAGCGAGGTGCTGGTGCACCGAATTGCTCGCTCCACCGCCGAAAAACCGGAGGACAAGCTTGCGGACGCATTGCGCAACGTCGAGGGGGCGTATGCGCTCGTGGTTCTGATCGGCGAAACTCTGCTGGCGGTACGCGATCCGCGCGGATGGCGGCCGCTGGTGATGGGAATACTGAATGGATCATACGTTTTCGCGTCGGAAAGCTGCGCACTCGATATTGTCGGCGCTTCAGCGATTCGGGAAGTCGGCCGCGGCGAGATTGTCGCCGTCGACAGTTCCGGCATGCGCTCGTCTTCCCCCCTCCCCGCTGAAACAGGACATCAGTGCGTGTTTGAGCATGTTTATTTCGCACGGCCCGACAGCCGGGTATTTGGCGGATCTGTAGATCGGGCCCGCCGTTCGCTTGGCCGCAGACTGGCGCAGGAGCATCCGGCCGAGGGCGCGGACTTCGTTTTCAGCGTTCCCGATTCATCCAATTCGGCTGCGCTTGGTTATGCGGAGGAATCAAAATTGCCATTCGAGCTCGCGCTGATACGCAATCATTACGTGGGTCGAACCTTCATTCAACCATCGCAGGCGGCGCGCGATGCGAAAGTGAAGGTCAAGTACAACGCTGTTCGCGAGGTGCTGAATGGCAAGAGCGTGGTGATGGTCGACGACTCGATTGTCCGGGGCACCACGACACGGGGCCTCGTGGCGATGGTTCGGGCTGCTGGCGCACGCGAAGTGCACATGCGGGTCAGCTCGTCGCCGATTACCGGGCCCTGCTATTACGGGATAGATACACCAAACCGTGAGGAGCTGATCGCGGCAAACCTGACTGTCGATCAGATAGCAAGCACGCTTGGCGTGGATTCTCTTGGATACCTGTCACTCAAGGGAATGCTCGAGTCGGTGCCCGACGGGCCGGAAGGTTTCTGCCACGCATGCTTCTCCGGCGACTACCCTACACCACCTCCTGCCGATCCACAGAAACTCCGCTTCGGCTGCGGGTGCTGA
- the purL gene encoding phosphoribosylformylglycinamidine synthase subunit PurL, translating into MATVQPRLGDPDITAALVAEHGITAEEFERLVSMLGRQPTFTELGIVSALWSEHCSYKHSRNLLRTLPVAAPYVLQGPGENAGVISIGDGMAVAFKIESHNHPSAVEPYQGAATGVGGILRDVFTMGARPIAMLNSLRFGSLESARVRYLFASVVKGVGDYGNCVGVPTVGGEIVFDPAYEGNPIVNAMCVGLMHEDDLIRAKAEGVGNPIIAVGARTGRDGIHGASFASEDLSEATEAKRPRVQVGDPFTEKLLLEASLELIKSGHIVAIQDMGAAGLTSSSAEMAERGDVGVTIDVSKVPVRESGMTPYEVLLSESQERMLVVAHRGRETEVSAILAKWDLAAAVIGEVISDPVYRVTEGDTIVAEFPGSRLVTDCPRYAPEAREDPHIAALRNTDVGAIRELPEESEAAWTLIRLLSSPTIASKAWAYRQYDSTVRTSTVIGPGGDAAVIRIRGTDKAIAMKTDCNGRYVYLDPRTGGRNAVAEAARNVACTGATPMAITNCLNFGNPKRPEVFHQLKEAILGIGEACIELSTPVTGGNVSLYNENPAGAVYPTPVIGMIGLIESLAHVTRATFQNEGDAIVLLGDCADDLGGTEYLQRIHGIVTGRPPECCLDRERAAIAALLEAIRGGHVTSAHDCSDGGLAVALAECCMANTARVFGAEADISMFAGIPSRAVLFGESGARFVVSSADPQSVVDTAHRHGVPAYRIGTVTSVAMGFRIAAGRVSLVASIDSLSAAYHDAIPDIMRGAVASTAAATRSTLVPV; encoded by the coding sequence GTGGCGACTGTCCAGCCCCGGCTCGGCGACCCCGACATCACTGCCGCGCTTGTAGCCGAGCACGGCATTACAGCCGAAGAGTTCGAGCGGCTGGTATCGATGCTTGGCCGGCAGCCGACTTTCACCGAGCTCGGAATCGTATCCGCGCTGTGGAGCGAGCATTGCTCCTACAAGCACTCGCGTAATCTCCTGAGGACACTGCCTGTTGCAGCGCCTTACGTTCTTCAGGGTCCCGGCGAGAATGCCGGCGTCATTTCGATCGGCGACGGAATGGCCGTCGCATTCAAGATAGAATCTCACAACCACCCGTCGGCAGTCGAACCCTATCAGGGGGCCGCGACCGGTGTTGGCGGCATCCTGCGCGACGTTTTTACAATGGGCGCCCGTCCGATCGCGATGCTCAACTCGCTGCGGTTCGGATCGCTTGAAAGCGCACGAGTCAGATACCTGTTCGCGAGTGTCGTCAAAGGCGTTGGCGACTATGGCAACTGCGTCGGCGTTCCGACTGTTGGCGGTGAAATCGTGTTCGACCCTGCGTATGAGGGAAATCCGATCGTCAACGCAATGTGCGTTGGTCTGATGCACGAGGACGATCTGATCAGAGCCAAGGCGGAGGGCGTCGGCAATCCAATCATTGCGGTCGGTGCCCGCACCGGCCGGGATGGGATCCATGGCGCTTCGTTCGCTTCCGAGGACTTGTCCGAGGCAACCGAGGCCAAGCGTCCCCGAGTGCAGGTGGGCGATCCGTTCACGGAGAAACTCCTCCTCGAGGCTAGTCTCGAGTTGATCAAGAGCGGGCACATCGTTGCCATCCAGGACATGGGGGCGGCTGGACTGACGTCCTCGTCGGCCGAAATGGCCGAGCGAGGGGATGTGGGCGTGACGATCGATGTGTCCAAGGTGCCGGTTCGTGAATCGGGCATGACCCCGTACGAAGTTCTGCTCAGCGAGTCGCAGGAACGAATGCTGGTAGTGGCTCACCGCGGTCGTGAGACGGAAGTATCGGCGATCCTCGCAAAGTGGGACCTCGCGGCGGCCGTGATTGGCGAGGTTATCTCTGATCCTGTGTACCGGGTGACCGAAGGTGACACGATAGTCGCCGAATTCCCCGGTTCCCGACTTGTTACCGACTGTCCGCGCTATGCGCCGGAAGCAAGAGAAGACCCGCACATTGCCGCACTTCGAAACACTGATGTCGGTGCGATCCGGGAGTTGCCCGAAGAGAGTGAGGCCGCGTGGACGCTGATTCGTCTACTCTCCTCCCCCACCATCGCGAGCAAGGCCTGGGCATATCGCCAGTACGACTCAACCGTCCGAACGAGCACCGTTATCGGCCCGGGCGGTGACGCTGCCGTGATCCGGATTCGCGGCACAGACAAGGCCATCGCAATGAAGACCGACTGCAATGGTCGCTACGTTTATCTCGATCCACGCACCGGTGGCCGCAACGCTGTCGCTGAAGCGGCACGGAATGTCGCGTGCACCGGGGCAACACCAATGGCCATCACCAACTGTCTCAATTTTGGCAATCCGAAGCGCCCGGAGGTTTTCCATCAGTTGAAGGAAGCAATCCTGGGCATCGGCGAAGCGTGCATCGAGCTCTCTACACCAGTGACAGGCGGGAACGTTTCGCTCTACAACGAGAACCCTGCGGGGGCAGTCTATCCGACGCCGGTAATTGGAATGATCGGTCTGATCGAATCACTCGCGCATGTGACGCGCGCGACCTTTCAGAATGAAGGCGATGCGATCGTACTCCTTGGGGATTGTGCCGATGATTTGGGCGGAACCGAGTATCTCCAGCGAATTCACGGAATCGTTACCGGCCGTCCCCCCGAATGCTGCCTTGACCGCGAACGCGCTGCCATCGCGGCGCTGCTCGAGGCCATTCGCGGCGGTCATGTCACTTCAGCGCATGATTGCAGCGACGGAGGCCTCGCGGTTGCACTTGCCGAATGCTGCATGGCGAACACTGCGAGAGTATTCGGTGCTGAAGCAGACATCAGCATGTTCGCCGGCATTCCATCACGCGCGGTGTTGTTCGGCGAATCCGGAGCCCGCTTCGTGGTCAGCTCGGCTGACCCGCAATCCGTCGTTGACACAGCGCACAGGCATGGCGTGCCGGCCTACCGTATAGGCACGGTCACGTCGGTGGCGATGGGTTTTCGGATCGCGGCCGGCCGCGTTTCGCTGGTCGCGAGCATTGATAGTCTTTCAGCAGCTTATCATGATGCCATTCCTGACATCATGCGCGGCGCGGTTGCCTCAACTGCCGCAGCAACCCGTTCGACTCTCGTACCGGTTTAA
- the purQ gene encoding phosphoribosylformylglycinamidine synthase subunit PurQ — MKFGIVTFPGSNCDYDAYRAIVDSLGQDAIYLWHKDYDLAGADVVILPGGFSYGDYLRPGAIARFSPIMREVASHAKRGGPVLGICNGFQIACEAGLLPGALLRNESLQFVSAPVQLRVENNQTMFTSGYAHCQVLTLPVAHGDGRFTADSSTLAEIESAGQVVFRYAGADGEVGKHANPNGSSNDIAGIVNANGNVLGMMPHPERALDCLFGSDDGLPLFESILATVAA, encoded by the coding sequence ATGAAGTTCGGCATCGTCACGTTCCCGGGCTCCAACTGTGACTACGACGCCTATCGGGCAATCGTCGACTCCCTTGGTCAGGATGCCATTTACCTCTGGCACAAGGATTACGATCTAGCGGGGGCAGACGTGGTGATTCTGCCAGGCGGGTTCAGTTACGGCGATTACCTGCGCCCCGGCGCGATCGCGCGGTTCAGCCCGATCATGCGGGAAGTCGCCAGCCATGCAAAACGGGGGGGGCCCGTACTCGGGATCTGCAACGGATTCCAGATAGCCTGCGAAGCCGGACTATTGCCTGGCGCTCTGTTGAGAAACGAGAGCCTGCAGTTTGTGTCCGCACCTGTTCAGCTGCGGGTCGAGAACAATCAGACAATGTTCACGTCAGGCTATGCCCATTGCCAGGTGCTGACGCTTCCCGTGGCGCACGGAGATGGCCGATTCACTGCCGATTCATCCACTCTCGCAGAAATTGAGTCTGCCGGCCAGGTGGTGTTCCGTTATGCGGGTGCGGACGGCGAGGTCGGTAAACATGCCAATCCGAACGGGTCAAGCAACGATATCGCCGGCATCGTCAATGCGAACGGCAACGTACTTGGCATGATGCCCCATCCGGAGCGCGCGCTCGACTGCCTGTTCGGTTCGGACGACGGGCTTCCGTTGTTCGAGTCTATTCTCGCGACTGTTGCCGCCTGA
- the purS gene encoding phosphoribosylformylglycinamidine synthase subunit PurS: protein MTAYRVSIHITPRRGLLDPQGKAVEGALHSLGFDSVREVHVGRHIIIVTQAPDMSAATDSARVMCERLLANPVTEDFEIESAAMV from the coding sequence GTGACCGCATATCGCGTGTCGATTCACATCACCCCGAGGCGGGGCTTGCTGGATCCACAGGGCAAGGCAGTTGAGGGAGCGTTGCATTCACTGGGGTTTGACTCGGTGCGTGAAGTGCACGTCGGCCGGCATATCATAATCGTCACCCAAGCGCCCGACATGAGTGCAGCGACCGACTCAGCGCGCGTGATGTGCGAGCGATTACTGGCAAATCCTGTCACTGAAGATTTCGAGATAGAGTCGGCGGCGATGGTATGA
- the pssA gene encoding CDP-diacylglycerol--serine O-phosphatidyltransferase: MSLTGDSGGAEAASPRRMRRAVVVLPNGLTLANLFCGVFAIVSASRGQFDFAGTLIVLGGVADALDGRVARATGSGSRFGSELDSLVDVISFGLAPAMIMYFAVLNREGWEWLIPFFFVVCAAIRLARFNVEQAGRAKRYFHGLPSPAAGMTLATYYWFSQSTLYNETILADLPWHFWLRFLMLALAFLMISNVSYPAVPTIGYRKLSEILGSITVVAVVLGVILLKKQFYFPALIAYVLYGVGKTVLFGMIGRLPRGDVQVISDDDEEFDPEPPEISVPDIGPDEKLQQQRRKRRRRPPPHGDRSPPRGFSPRQPEP, translated from the coding sequence ATGAGCCTGACGGGCGATTCAGGCGGCGCCGAGGCCGCATCGCCGAGGCGAATGCGGCGGGCGGTGGTGGTGCTGCCGAATGGTCTGACGCTCGCAAATCTGTTTTGCGGTGTATTCGCAATCGTCTCTGCGTCCCGCGGCCAGTTCGACTTTGCCGGCACCCTGATCGTGCTCGGGGGAGTTGCGGACGCACTCGATGGACGCGTCGCACGCGCTACTGGCAGTGGCTCGCGGTTCGGATCAGAGCTCGACTCACTCGTCGACGTGATCTCGTTCGGACTCGCGCCGGCGATGATCATGTATTTTGCCGTCCTGAATCGCGAAGGCTGGGAATGGCTCATCCCGTTTTTCTTCGTTGTGTGCGCGGCGATACGCCTAGCCCGTTTCAATGTGGAGCAGGCAGGCCGGGCCAAACGCTATTTCCACGGTCTGCCAAGTCCCGCCGCTGGAATGACACTGGCGACGTACTACTGGTTCAGCCAGTCGACACTCTACAACGAAACAATTCTGGCCGATCTGCCATGGCATTTCTGGCTTCGGTTCCTGATGCTCGCGCTCGCGTTTCTCATGATCAGCAACGTTTCCTACCCCGCCGTTCCCACCATCGGGTATCGGAAGTTAAGCGAGATTCTGGGCTCCATTACTGTTGTTGCCGTTGTGCTCGGCGTGATTCTGCTCAAGAAGCAGTTCTACTTCCCTGCTCTCATTGCGTATGTCTTATACGGCGTTGGCAAAACGGTCCTCTTCGGAATGATCGGCAGGCTTCCGCGAGGCGATGTACAAGTCATATCGGATGATGACGAGGAGTTCGACCCGGAGCCGCCGGAGATTTCCGTTCCTGACATCGGTCCCGACGAAAAGCTTCAGCAGCAGCGCCGGAAACGCAGGCGTCGCCCACCCCCGCATGGCGACAGGTCACCCCCGCGTGGCTTTTCTCCCCGGCAGCCAGAGCCCTAG
- a CDS encoding phosphatidylserine decarboxylase family protein, translated as MSIAREGYVFIAIAAVAAATVFALALSRRSWALWLLAIVLTILSLWVAWFFRDPERSGERGSQVVVSPADGKLILITEVDEPNFVKGRALRLSIFMNVFNVHVNRYPVDGIVRYVHYNKGKFLNAAAEKSSLENEQSSVGIESGPHRILMRQIAGLIARRIVTYSKAGDVAKQGERMGIIRFGSRVDVFLPVDSKLRAKLGQITSAGTTVLADLPQR; from the coding sequence TTGAGCATTGCCCGCGAAGGATACGTGTTCATCGCTATCGCTGCCGTTGCGGCCGCAACCGTGTTTGCCCTCGCTCTCTCGCGCAGATCGTGGGCGCTCTGGCTTCTGGCAATCGTGCTTACAATTCTCTCGCTGTGGGTTGCGTGGTTCTTTCGCGACCCGGAGCGTTCCGGCGAGCGAGGTTCCCAGGTTGTGGTGTCGCCTGCGGACGGCAAGCTCATTCTGATCACCGAAGTTGACGAACCCAATTTTGTGAAGGGGCGGGCGCTTCGCCTGTCGATTTTCATGAATGTCTTCAACGTCCATGTCAACCGGTATCCTGTTGATGGGATCGTGCGGTACGTGCACTACAACAAGGGAAAGTTTCTGAACGCGGCCGCGGAAAAATCGAGCCTGGAAAATGAGCAGAGCTCTGTCGGTATCGAATCGGGGCCGCACCGGATACTCATGCGGCAGATCGCCGGACTCATTGCGCGACGCATTGTCACGTACAGCAAGGCCGGAGATGTAGCGAAACAGGGGGAGCGCATGGGAATCATCCGGTTCGGCTCGCGCGTCGATGTGTTCCTGCCGGTTGATTCGAAGCTGCGTGCCAAGCTCGGCCAGATCACATCCGCCGGCACGACGGTTCTGGCCGACCTTCCCCAGAGATGA
- a CDS encoding phosphoribosylaminoimidazolesuccinocarboxamide synthase — translation MLLSHTSLPLPLLRRGKVRDVYEVDAERLLIVATDRVSAFDIVMAEAIPEKGMVLTQITAWWLRQMAPLVRHHLLLDDAVAICSDLPELAPHLEELTGRAMLCVRADVFPVECVMRGYISGSAWKEYASTGTMAGQPLARGLVESSRLPAPIFTPATKAHTGHDENITVGRLRGIVGSETAVELERLTRLIYDFGQGLAGERGIIIADTKVEFGYLANASGAVEEFDPARVILVDEVLTPDSSRFWPADRYAPGGPQPSFDKQPLRDYLEAERAACRWNGENPPPPLPEEVITATSERYLDIYRRLTHARPDTGALI, via the coding sequence ATGCTGCTCTCACACACTTCGTTGCCACTGCCGCTGTTGAGAAGAGGAAAAGTGCGGGATGTATACGAAGTGGATGCGGAGCGACTACTGATAGTAGCCACCGACCGCGTAAGCGCCTTCGACATCGTGATGGCGGAAGCCATACCCGAAAAGGGAATGGTGCTGACACAGATTACTGCGTGGTGGTTGCGCCAGATGGCACCGCTGGTCCGGCACCACCTGCTGTTGGACGACGCAGTCGCTATATGCAGCGATCTGCCGGAGCTCGCGCCGCACCTCGAAGAGCTGACAGGACGCGCTATGCTTTGCGTGCGCGCCGATGTGTTTCCTGTTGAATGCGTGATGCGGGGCTATATCTCGGGGTCGGCATGGAAGGAGTATGCATCGACGGGCACGATGGCCGGGCAACCACTGGCCCGCGGCCTGGTGGAATCGAGCCGGCTGCCAGCGCCCATTTTCACTCCCGCAACAAAAGCACATACCGGACATGACGAAAACATCACCGTCGGCAGGTTGAGGGGAATTGTCGGTTCAGAAACGGCAGTTGAACTGGAGCGTTTGACTCGGCTTATCTATGATTTTGGACAAGGCCTTGCGGGTGAACGCGGCATCATCATCGCCGACACCAAAGTCGAGTTCGGCTACCTCGCGAATGCGTCGGGTGCGGTCGAAGAATTCGACCCCGCGCGTGTTATATTAGTCGACGAGGTACTTACGCCAGACAGCTCGCGCTTCTGGCCCGCCGACCGTTACGCACCGGGTGGACCTCAGCCAAGTTTCGACAAGCAGCCGTTGCGGGATTACCTGGAGGCAGAGCGTGCGGCCTGCCGCTGGAATGGCGAGAATCCGCCCCCGCCGTTGCCGGAGGAAGTGATCACTGCCACCAGTGAGCGTTACCTCGATATTTACCGCCGCCTCACCCATGCCCGGCCAGATACTGGAGCGTTGATTTGA
- the purB gene encoding adenylosuccinate lyase: MLHDVYSSPLAERYASRAMLELWSPQARYKLWRQLWLVLAEAQRELGTDIPVDAIQQMGEHLDDIDFDAVAAYERRFRHDVMAHIHTFGDAAPLAKPFIHLGATSAYVTDNADLILMRRGLDILRGRIIGVLRLLAAFARQWRNEPTLGYTHLQPAQLTTVGKRATLWMQDLVLDLQEIDFRRSTMPFRGVKGTTGTQASFLELFNGDHEKVRQLDSLVTSRMGFSASLPVTGQTYSRKIDAFVLSSVSGVAASAAKFASDVRMLQSFGEIEEPFETEQIGSSAMAYKRNPMRSERINSLSRFVLSLEGNANQTHSVQYFERTLDDSANRRMSIPESFLATDAIVVLMANIAGGLEVHRARIRQRIEAELPFMATEKLIVQAVQAGGDRQAVHEVIRRHSIAAARALKEGASGNDLFGRLASDGALGLSAGEIAAAADPRHFIGRAPEQVDEFLDGTVAGVLAGTSRSDLSDAEIRV; this comes from the coding sequence ATGTTGCACGACGTTTACAGCTCCCCCCTTGCAGAGCGCTACGCATCGCGCGCAATGCTGGAACTGTGGTCGCCGCAAGCCCGCTACAAACTTTGGCGACAGCTCTGGCTTGTGCTCGCAGAGGCACAGCGGGAGCTCGGCACGGACATTCCTGTTGACGCAATCCAGCAGATGGGGGAGCATCTCGACGACATTGACTTCGATGCTGTCGCGGCCTACGAGCGAAGGTTTCGCCACGACGTCATGGCACACATACACACGTTCGGCGACGCGGCCCCGCTGGCCAAGCCTTTCATCCATCTCGGCGCCACAAGCGCGTACGTTACGGACAACGCCGATCTCATTCTCATGCGGCGGGGGCTCGACATTCTGCGTGGCCGGATCATCGGCGTCCTGAGGTTGCTGGCAGCATTCGCGCGTCAATGGCGAAACGAGCCGACACTTGGATACACACATCTCCAGCCAGCGCAGCTCACGACCGTCGGCAAGCGTGCCACGCTCTGGATGCAGGATCTGGTTCTCGATCTGCAGGAAATCGACTTTCGTCGCTCGACGATGCCGTTTCGGGGAGTGAAAGGCACGACTGGCACTCAGGCAAGTTTCCTCGAGCTCTTCAACGGGGATCATGAAAAAGTGCGGCAGCTCGACAGCCTGGTGACCTCCAGGATGGGTTTTTCTGCGTCTCTTCCTGTTACCGGTCAGACGTACTCGAGAAAAATCGACGCGTTCGTTCTTTCGTCGGTTTCGGGCGTGGCCGCGAGCGCTGCCAAGTTCGCGAGCGACGTGCGGATGTTGCAGTCGTTTGGAGAAATCGAAGAGCCGTTCGAGACTGAGCAGATTGGATCTTCGGCAATGGCGTACAAGCGGAATCCGATGCGCTCGGAGCGCATCAACTCGCTGTCGCGATTCGTACTGTCGCTGGAAGGCAACGCCAACCAGACGCACAGCGTTCAGTACTTCGAGCGAACACTCGACGACAGCGCGAACCGGCGCATGTCGATCCCCGAATCTTTCCTCGCAACCGATGCGATAGTGGTTCTGATGGCAAACATTGCGGGCGGCCTCGAGGTTCACCGTGCACGGATACGCCAGCGAATCGAGGCGGAGCTCCCCTTCATGGCGACTGAGAAGCTCATCGTCCAGGCGGTGCAGGCGGGTGGTGACAGGCAGGCCGTACACGAGGTGATTCGCCGGCATTCTATCGCTGCTGCACGGGCTCTCAAGGAGGGCGCATCGGGCAACGATCTTTTCGGCAGGCTCGCGAGTGACGGGGCGCTTGGTCTCAGCGCCGGGGAAATCGCAGCTGCCGCCGACCCACGCCACTTTATCGGGCGTGCTCCCGAGCAGGTCGATGAGTTTCTGGACGGCACGGTGGCAGGCGTGCTGGCTGGTACTTCCCGGAGTGACTTGAGCGACGCCGAAATTCGCGTCTGA
- a CDS encoding trypsin-like peptidase domain-containing protein yields MRSVCLGAALILCVSGCERSTTSTAQASQGAADRSAEVSAARRTAITSAVERVSPSVVTVQTEVVERVPADFYEQFFGGRSGRRSSEGLGSGFIVSADGVIVTNAHVINGATRISVALRDGTRYQARLLGADESNDLAVVKIDARGLPVAPLGNSSNLLVGEWAIAIGSPYGFLLDNTEPSVTAGVVSGTGRNLPAESAGAGVYVDMIQTDASINPGNSGGPLVNALGEVIGVNSSIFSPSGGSIGLGFAIPINRARRVTEDLLAHGVVRRPWVGFKLKAQPRRTQGTQGATLMRGALVSAVVPGSPAARGGVQVGDLLVQSRERSVRTPYDWEAERLELRVGEEVPLLIERNGREIRVSVKVADLPEVNAPKVTVLREIQLVTLTPAIRAERNVRRATGALVQSVSERVAGQLGIQAGDVILQINRVPIADAEAAARALDYYGGRGAIVMYLERQRQVYTTEFVIQ; encoded by the coding sequence GTGAGATCAGTCTGTCTGGGCGCAGCATTGATTTTATGCGTCTCGGGCTGCGAGCGCAGCACGACGTCCACAGCGCAGGCCAGTCAGGGGGCGGCAGATCGTTCGGCTGAAGTTTCGGCGGCGCGCCGTACCGCGATCACCTCTGCGGTGGAACGCGTCTCACCGTCGGTAGTCACTGTTCAGACAGAGGTAGTCGAACGGGTACCCGCTGATTTCTATGAGCAATTTTTTGGCGGCAGATCAGGCCGCCGGTCTTCCGAAGGACTCGGGTCGGGATTTATCGTCTCGGCGGATGGGGTGATTGTTACGAATGCTCACGTGATCAACGGAGCGACGCGAATATCGGTTGCACTCCGCGACGGCACGCGATACCAGGCCCGGCTTCTCGGAGCGGATGAATCGAACGATCTCGCCGTTGTGAAGATCGACGCCCGGGGCCTTCCGGTTGCTCCGCTGGGCAATTCCTCCAATCTGCTGGTAGGCGAATGGGCAATAGCCATTGGAAGCCCCTATGGTTTTCTCCTCGACAATACAGAGCCAAGCGTGACGGCAGGCGTGGTGAGCGGAACCGGCCGCAATCTTCCCGCCGAGAGTGCCGGCGCCGGAGTTTACGTAGATATGATCCAGACCGACGCATCGATCAATCCTGGAAATTCGGGCGGCCCGCTGGTCAATGCGCTGGGCGAAGTGATTGGAGTCAACAGCTCGATCTTCTCCCCCAGTGGCGGCTCGATCGGACTGGGCTTCGCAATCCCCATCAACCGCGCGCGGCGGGTAACTGAAGACCTGCTGGCCCATGGCGTTGTGCGTCGGCCCTGGGTGGGCTTCAAGCTGAAGGCCCAGCCTCGGCGGACGCAGGGGACGCAGGGCGCAACACTCATGAGAGGCGCTCTCGTAAGCGCCGTTGTGCCCGGATCGCCTGCCGCGCGCGGTGGAGTTCAGGTGGGTGATCTACTTGTGCAGTCGCGCGAGCGAAGCGTCAGGACTCCCTACGACTGGGAAGCAGAGCGCCTTGAGCTGCGTGTGGGTGAGGAGGTTCCACTGCTGATTGAGCGCAATGGCAGAGAAATTCGCGTGAGTGTCAAAGTGGCCGATTTGCCGGAGGTAAATGCGCCCAAGGTTACGGTTCTGCGTGAAATTCAGCTTGTGACACTGACGCCGGCGATTCGAGCCGAGCGAAATGTCCGCCGTGCCACCGGCGCACTCGTGCAGAGCGTCAGTGAACGGGTGGCGGGACAGCTGGGCATTCAGGCAGGGGATGTAATTCTGCAGATCAACAGGGTCCCGATTGCGGATGCCGAGGCGGCCGCCAGAGCTCTGGACTATTATGGCGGCCGGGGTGCGATCGTGATGTATCTCGAGCGACAGCGCCAGGTGTACACCACTGAATTCGTGATTCAGTAA